The following coding sequences lie in one Silene latifolia isolate original U9 population chromosome 5, ASM4854445v1, whole genome shotgun sequence genomic window:
- the LOC141656377 gene encoding small ribosomal subunit protein bS20c encodes MASINMACITSLSSNFKTLSLSSNSYQKPLTFSSNISQSFFSQGHQSLTIIRRPHNFSVVCEVATQKKADSAVKRARQAETRRLRNKARKSEVRTRMRKVMEALEVLKKKTGAVPEEIIPIETLIAEAYSAIDKAVGKGSLHRNTGANRKSRLARNKRAVAIHHGWYTPAPDPTSA; translated from the exons ATGGCAAGCATAAACATGGCATGCATTACTTCACTTTCATCCAATTTCAAAACTTTATCTCTTTCTTCTAATTCTTATCAAAAACCTCTCACATTTTCTTCTAACATCTCTCAATCTTTCTTTTCTCAAG GACACCAGTCGCTTACCATAATCCGTCGACCCCATAATTTCTCCGTTGTGTGTGAGGTTGCTACCCAAAAGAAGGCTGATTCTGCAGTTAAGAGAGCTCGTCAGGCTGAGACACGGCGTCTCAGGAACAAGGCTCGCAAATCTGAAGTTAGAACTCGCATGAGAAAG GTTATGGAAGCCCTGGAAGTGCTAAAGAAGAAGACGGGTGCAGTACCCGAAGAAATTATTCCAATTGAGACGCTAATAGCAGAAGCGTACTCTGCTATTGACAAGGCAGTTGGAAAGGGTTCCCTTCACAGAAACACAGGTGCTAACCGTAAATCTCGACTTGCCAGAAATAAAAGGGCTGTGGCAATCCACCATGGTTGGTACACACCTGCTCCCGATCCAACCTCTGCATAA